A single genomic interval of Psychroserpens sp. NJDZ02 harbors:
- a CDS encoding aspartate-semialdehyde dehydrogenase, translating into MKIALVGATGMVGEVMRKVLEERQFPISEFIPVASERSVGKSISFNGKDYTIVSLQDAVNAKPDIALFSAGGNTSLEWAPKFAEVGTTVIDNSSAWRMDQSKKLVVPEINADQLTKDDKIIANPNCSTIQMVMCLAPLHKKYKIKRIVVSTYQSISGTGVKAVQQLENELAGIKGEMAYPYPIFKNAIPHCDVFEDNGYTKEELKLVNETQKILNDKTIAVTATAVRIPTAGGHSESVNIAFENDFDLTEVRELLSQTDGVVVQDNTDVNTYPMPLYANGKDDVFVGRIRRDLSQENTINMWIVSDNLRKGAATNTVQIAEYLVKNKLV; encoded by the coding sequence ATGAAAATAGCTTTAGTTGGAGCAACTGGAATGGTTGGAGAAGTGATGCGTAAAGTATTAGAAGAAAGACAATTTCCTATTTCAGAATTTATTCCTGTAGCATCAGAACGTTCTGTAGGTAAATCAATCTCATTTAATGGTAAAGATTACACGATTGTAAGCTTACAAGATGCCGTAAATGCTAAACCGGATATTGCTTTATTTTCCGCTGGAGGAAACACCTCATTAGAATGGGCTCCTAAATTTGCAGAAGTTGGCACAACGGTTATCGATAATTCTTCTGCCTGGAGAATGGATCAAAGCAAAAAATTAGTCGTACCAGAAATTAATGCTGACCAATTAACAAAAGACGATAAAATTATAGCTAACCCAAATTGCTCTACCATACAAATGGTAATGTGCCTGGCACCGCTTCATAAAAAATACAAAATCAAACGTATTGTTGTTTCAACTTACCAATCTATTTCTGGAACAGGTGTAAAAGCTGTGCAACAATTAGAAAATGAATTAGCTGGAATTAAAGGAGAAATGGCCTACCCTTATCCTATATTTAAAAATGCAATTCCACATTGTGATGTCTTTGAAGACAACGGTTACACAAAAGAAGAATTAAAATTAGTTAACGAAACTCAAAAAATACTAAACGACAAAACAATCGCTGTTACTGCAACCGCTGTAAGAATACCGACTGCTGGAGGACATAGCGAATCTGTAAATATTGCTTTTGAAAATGATTTTGATCTAACAGAAGTTAGAGAATTGCTAAGCCAAACAGACGGTGTAGTTGTGCAAGACAATACAGATGTTAACACCTACCCAATGCCTCTATATGCTAATGGCAAAGACGATGTTTTTGTTGGTCGTATTAGACGTGATTTATCTCAAGAAAACACAATTAATATGTGGATAGTTAGTGATAACCTGCGCAAAGGTGCCGCAACAAACACAGTACAAATCGCAGAATATTTAGTGAAAAATAAATTGGTTTAA
- a CDS encoding uracil-DNA glycosylase family protein: MEKLLGKISQCSICKAHLPLGPRPVVTAHKDSKIIIIGQAPGTKVHNSGIPWDDQSGKKLRQWLGVSDADFYDPKNFAIMPMGFCYPGKGKAGDLPPRKECAPEWHEALLKQLPKVELVILIGAYAQKYYLKDKAKRTLTETVGDYKAYLPKYFPVPHPSPTNRFWRSKNPWFELTIVPELQQVVKQILK, from the coding sequence GTGGAAAAGCTTCTAGGTAAAATATCGCAATGCTCTATTTGTAAAGCGCACTTGCCATTAGGTCCACGTCCGGTTGTAACAGCTCATAAAGATTCTAAAATTATTATTATTGGTCAAGCGCCAGGCACTAAAGTCCATAATTCTGGAATCCCTTGGGATGATCAAAGCGGTAAAAAGTTAAGGCAATGGTTAGGGGTAAGTGATGCGGATTTTTATGACCCTAAAAATTTTGCCATTATGCCTATGGGGTTTTGTTATCCTGGCAAAGGTAAAGCGGGAGATTTGCCACCAAGAAAAGAATGTGCTCCAGAGTGGCATGAGGCACTACTAAAACAGCTGCCAAAAGTAGAGTTGGTGATACTTATCGGTGCCTATGCGCAAAAGTATTATTTAAAAGATAAAGCAAAACGTACGTTGACAGAAACCGTTGGCGATTATAAAGCTTACTTGCCAAAATACTTTCCTGTACCGCATCCATCGCCCACCAATCGTTTTTGGCGTAGTAAAAACCCTTGGTTTGAGTTAACTATTGTACCAGAATTGCAG
- a CDS encoding HopJ type III effector protein, translating to MTITTFKLKLKNTPSTIAFAETMQVVDTYFDFTPSAFTNGLLQNAEGENSGSCKVFAFAKAEALSKTETLACFGQYYFDEVLNDPNGTGHQNIRNFINTGFEGLSFNQYPLAKK from the coding sequence ATGACTATTACAACGTTTAAATTAAAATTAAAAAACACACCAAGTACAATCGCTTTCGCGGAAACTATGCAAGTAGTGGACACGTATTTTGATTTTACACCATCAGCTTTTACAAATGGTTTGTTGCAAAATGCTGAAGGAGAAAATTCGGGATCATGTAAAGTATTTGCTTTTGCAAAAGCAGAAGCTTTATCCAAAACCGAAACGCTGGCCTGTTTTGGACAGTATTATTTTGATGAGGTTTTAAACGATCCCAATGGAACAGGTCATCAAAATATCAGAAACTTTATTAATACCGGTTTTGAAGGTTTAAGTTTTAATCAATACCCGTTAGCTAAAAAATAA
- a CDS encoding thymidine kinase — translation MFLENTVNQKEQFGWIEVICGSMFSGKTEELIRRLKRAQFAKQKVEIFKPAIDTRYDEEMVVSHDSNEIRSTPVPAAANIPILADGCDVVGIDEAQFFDDEIVRVCNDLANKGIRVIVAGLDMDFKGNPFGPMPNLMATAEYVTKVHAVCTRTGNLAQYSFRKSANDNLVLLGETEEYEPLSRAAYYKATMREKIKDIKVQDAEEVDQKLNASND, via the coding sequence ATGTTTCTCGAAAATACAGTAAATCAAAAAGAACAATTTGGATGGATTGAAGTCATCTGTGGATCAATGTTTTCTGGTAAAACAGAAGAGTTAATCCGTAGGCTTAAACGTGCCCAATTTGCTAAACAAAAAGTTGAAATCTTTAAACCAGCTATTGACACACGTTATGACGAAGAGATGGTTGTGTCTCACGATTCTAACGAAATCAGATCGACTCCCGTACCCGCAGCCGCAAATATTCCAATATTAGCAGACGGTTGTGATGTGGTTGGTATTGACGAAGCACAATTTTTTGATGACGAGATTGTCAGAGTGTGTAACGACTTAGCTAACAAAGGTATTCGTGTTATTGTTGCCGGATTAGATATGGATTTTAAAGGAAACCCTTTTGGTCCAATGCCTAATTTAATGGCAACTGCCGAGTATGTCACAAAAGTACATGCTGTCTGCACGAGAACAGGAAACCTAGCACAATATAGTTTTAGAAAATCTGCAAATGATAACCTTGTATTATTGGGTGAAACAGAAGAATATGAGCCATTAAGCAGAGCTGCATATTATAAAGCGACTATGCGCGAAAAAATCAAAGACATTAAAGTGCAAGATGCCGAAGAAGTTGATCAAAAACTGAATGCCAGCAATGATTAA
- the rsmI gene encoding 16S rRNA (cytidine(1402)-2'-O)-methyltransferase: protein MSKLYIVPTPIGNLKDMTFRAVEVLKDVDLILAEDTRTSGKLLKHYEIGTQMQSHHMHNEHKTVGNLVQKLKGGITIALISDAGTPAISDPGFLLTRACIEHNIEVDCLPGATAFVPALVNSGFPNDKFIFEGFLPVKKGRQTRLKLLAEETRTIIFYESPHKLIKTLGHFCEYFGEDRPVSVSRELTKLYEETIRGTAKEVLEHYTNKPPKGEIVIVVGGKSK, encoded by the coding sequence ATGAGTAAATTATATATAGTTCCAACGCCAATTGGAAACCTTAAAGACATGACATTTAGAGCTGTTGAAGTTTTAAAGGACGTCGATTTAATTTTAGCAGAAGACACACGTACCTCTGGGAAGTTGTTAAAACATTACGAGATCGGTACGCAAATGCAAAGCCATCATATGCATAATGAGCATAAGACGGTGGGTAATTTGGTGCAAAAATTAAAAGGTGGAATAACCATTGCGTTAATTAGTGATGCCGGTACACCAGCTATTTCTGATCCAGGTTTTTTATTAACTAGAGCTTGTATAGAGCATAATATTGAGGTGGACTGCTTGCCAGGAGCAACTGCTTTTGTGCCTGCATTAGTAAATAGTGGTTTCCCAAATGATAAATTTATTTTTGAAGGTTTTTTGCCAGTAAAAAAGGGGCGTCAAACAAGATTAAAATTATTAGCTGAAGAGACTAGAACCATCATTTTTTATGAAAGTCCACACAAGCTAATCAAAACATTAGGTCATTTTTGTGAGTATTTTGGAGAAGATAGACCTGTCTCTGTGTCTAGAGAATTAACTAAATTATACGAAGAAACGATTCGCGGAACCGCAAAAGAGGTTTTAGAGCATTACACCAACAAGCCACCTAAAGGCGAAATTGTTATTGTGGTAGGCGGGAAAAGTAAATAG
- a CDS encoding DoxX family protein — protein sequence MKQTSIKNILYWVSTILVCAMFLYSAQMYFFNTAMIEGYFKSLNYPAYIVIPLAIIKVLGVIMILWRKSAWLTEWAYAGFFFDVILATVAHYDAGHGLFGMSFYTIFIVLVSYFLGKGVRQKNKLVI from the coding sequence ATGAAACAAACATCTATAAAAAACATATTATATTGGGTTAGTACTATTTTGGTTTGTGCCATGTTTTTGTATTCGGCTCAAATGTATTTTTTTAATACAGCAATGATAGAAGGTTATTTTAAAAGCTTAAACTATCCAGCTTACATTGTAATTCCTTTGGCTATTATTAAAGTCCTTGGAGTGATAATGATTTTGTGGCGTAAAAGTGCTTGGCTAACAGAATGGGCCTATGCAGGCTTCTTCTTTGATGTGATATTAGCTACGGTTGCGCATTATGATGCCGGACATGGTCTTTTTGGAATGTCTTTTTATACTATTTTTATAGTGTTAGTGTCTTACTTCTTGGGTAAAGGTGTGCGTCAAAAAAATAAATTAGTAATATAA
- the alr gene encoding alanine racemase codes for MNKAQETVLEIDLNALKHNFEYLKSKLSGNTKFLAVVKAFAYGSDAEEVAKYLETLDIDYFAVAYTYEGVALRDAGVTTPILVLHPLPVSFDTIIERCLEPSLYSKRLLNLFIASAEAHKQYNYPVHLKFNTGLNRLGFVAEDIPEIAETLSKSEALKVQSLFSHLAESEELDHPDFTLKQIECFNTIYKKVYTYLNYKPFLHLCNTSGLLNYPQAHFDMIRSGIGLYGFGNDPKFNKHLQPIATLKTIISQIHHLKKGESLGYNRGYITKKDIITATLPIGHADGIKRQYGNGHGFVTINNQNAYILGNVCMDMIMVDVTNIDCQEGDEVIIFDPNHTAEALAENVNSISYELLTAVSQRIKRVICR; via the coding sequence ATTAATAAGGCTCAAGAAACTGTTTTAGAAATAGATTTAAATGCCTTAAAACATAATTTTGAGTATTTAAAATCTAAACTCTCCGGAAACACAAAATTTCTAGCTGTCGTAAAAGCATTTGCTTACGGTAGCGATGCTGAAGAGGTTGCTAAATATCTTGAAACATTAGATATTGATTACTTTGCGGTCGCGTATACTTATGAAGGTGTTGCACTGCGTGACGCAGGTGTAACCACTCCTATCTTAGTATTACACCCACTACCTGTTAGTTTTGATACAATTATAGAACGCTGCTTGGAGCCTAGTTTATACTCCAAGCGTCTGTTAAATCTTTTTATCGCTTCCGCTGAAGCACATAAGCAATACAACTATCCTGTTCATTTAAAATTTAATACAGGACTAAATAGACTAGGTTTTGTAGCAGAAGATATTCCCGAAATTGCAGAAACACTATCTAAATCCGAAGCCCTAAAAGTACAAAGTCTGTTTTCTCACTTAGCAGAAAGCGAAGAACTGGACCATCCAGATTTCACCTTAAAGCAAATAGAATGTTTCAATACAATTTATAAAAAAGTATATACTTACTTAAATTATAAACCATTCCTTCATTTATGTAATACTTCAGGACTACTAAATTATCCTCAAGCACATTTTGATATGATCAGAAGCGGTATAGGATTATACGGTTTTGGAAACGACCCAAAATTTAATAAACACTTACAACCAATAGCCACTTTAAAAACTATTATCTCTCAAATTCATCATTTAAAAAAAGGAGAAAGCTTAGGATACAATAGAGGTTACATCACTAAAAAAGATATCATAACAGCGACATTACCAATTGGTCATGCCGATGGTATTAAAAGACAATATGGTAATGGCCATGGTTTTGTAACCATAAACAACCAAAACGCATACATTTTAGGAAACGTCTGTATGGACATGATTATGGTTGACGTGACCAATATTGACTGCCAAGAAGGCGACGAAGTCATTATTTTTGACCCAAATCACACCGCTGAAGCTTTAGCTGAAAATGTAAACTCAATCTCATATGAACTACTTACCGCTGTATCTCAACGGATAAAACGTGTAATTTGTCGATAA
- the mscL gene encoding large conductance mechanosensitive channel protein MscL: protein MLKEFKNFIMTGNVIDFAVAVIMAGALGAVINGFVSKIAMPLIGLVTGGASFSDQFWTPGDQVFATVAAAKEAGVAAVEYGAWIDTIISLLVVGFVMFLIVKAYNKTKKPVEAAAPAGPSDNQLLMEIRDALKK, encoded by the coding sequence ATGCTTAAAGAATTTAAGAATTTTATTATGACAGGTAACGTAATTGATTTTGCAGTTGCTGTAATTATGGCTGGAGCTCTTGGAGCAGTTATAAATGGTTTCGTTTCTAAAATAGCTATGCCTCTTATTGGTTTAGTCACTGGTGGAGCAAGTTTCTCTGACCAATTTTGGACACCTGGAGACCAAGTCTTTGCCACTGTTGCTGCCGCTAAAGAAGCAGGTGTTGCTGCTGTAGAATATGGTGCGTGGATCGACACAATCATAAGCTTACTAGTTGTTGGTTTTGTAATGTTCTTAATTGTAAAAGCATATAACAAAACTAAAAAACCAGTTGAGGCTGCTGCACCTGCAGGACCATCTGATAATCAATTATTAATGGAAATCAGAGACGCTTTAAAAAAGTAA